The following proteins are co-located in the Bradyrhizobium sp. AZCC 2176 genome:
- the recA gene encoding recombinase RecA — protein MSATALRIVEGSSMDKTKALSAALSQIERQFGKGSVMKLGKNDRSMDVETISSGSLGLDIALGVGGLPKGRVVEIYGPESSGKTTLALHTVAEGQKKGGICAFIDAEHALDPVYARKLGVNIDELLISQPDTGEQALEICDTLVRSGAVDVLVVDSVAALVPKAELEGEMGDALPGLQARLMSQALRKLTASINKSNTMVIFINQIRMKIGVMYGSPETTTGGNALKFYASVRLDIRRIGAIKERDEVVGNTTRVKVVKNKLAPPFKQVEFDIMYGEGVSKMGEILDLGVKAGIVEKSGAWFSYDSQRLGQGRENSKAFLKANPDMVAKIETAIRQNSGLIAEQILAGPAERDADGEEPAGDE, from the coding sequence ATGTCCGCCACTGCCCTGCGTATCGTTGAAGGATCCTCCATGGATAAGACCAAGGCCCTGTCTGCCGCGCTCTCCCAGATCGAGCGCCAGTTCGGCAAGGGCTCGGTGATGAAGCTGGGCAAGAACGACCGCTCGATGGATGTCGAGACCATTTCGTCGGGCTCGCTCGGGCTCGACATTGCGCTCGGCGTCGGCGGCCTGCCGAAGGGGCGGGTGGTCGAAATCTACGGGCCGGAATCGTCGGGCAAGACCACGCTGGCGCTGCACACGGTGGCCGAAGGACAGAAGAAGGGCGGCATCTGCGCCTTCATCGACGCCGAACATGCGCTCGATCCGGTCTATGCGCGCAAGCTCGGCGTCAACATCGACGAACTCCTGATCTCGCAGCCCGATACTGGCGAGCAGGCTTTGGAAATCTGCGACACCTTGGTGCGTTCCGGCGCGGTCGACGTGCTGGTGGTCGATTCGGTGGCGGCGCTGGTGCCGAAGGCCGAACTCGAGGGCGAGATGGGCGACGCGCTGCCGGGTCTGCAGGCGCGGTTGATGAGCCAGGCGCTGCGCAAGCTCACCGCCTCGATCAACAAGTCCAACACCATGGTGATCTTCATCAACCAGATCCGCATGAAGATCGGCGTGATGTACGGCTCGCCGGAAACCACCACCGGCGGCAACGCGCTGAAATTTTACGCCTCCGTCCGCCTCGACATCCGCCGCATCGGCGCGATCAAGGAGCGCGACGAAGTGGTCGGCAACACCACCCGCGTCAAGGTGGTGAAGAACAAGCTGGCGCCGCCCTTCAAGCAGGTCGAGTTCGACATCATGTATGGCGAGGGCGTCTCCAAGATGGGCGAGATCCTCGACCTCGGCGTCAAGGCCGGCATTGTCGAGAAATCCGGCGCCTGGTTCTCCTATGACAGCCAGCGGCTGGGCCAAGGCCGCGAGAACTCAAAAGCGTTCCTCAAGGCCAATCCCGACATGGTCGCCAAGATCGAGACGGCGATCCGCCAAAACTCCGGCCTGATCGCCGAGCAGATCCTGGCCGGTCCCGCCGAGCGCGACGCCGACGGCGAGGAGCCGGCGGGCGACGAATAA
- the gcvP gene encoding aminomethyl-transferring glycine dehydrogenase — protein MNAPLKTTTEAATDFVRRHIGPSPRDIAAMLNSVGANSLDELMGQTLPSSIRQKAPLDLGPALSETEALAHMRELAAQNEVFTSLIGQGYSGTILPAVIQRNILENPAWYTAYTPYQPEISQGRLEALFNFQTMICDLTGLDVANASLLDEGTAAAEAMALAERASQVKTKSFFVDADVHPQTLTVLRTRAEPLGWNLIVGDPLTDLDKAEVFGGLLQYPGTSGAVRDLRPAIAALHAKGALAVVAADLLALTLIASPGELGADIAIGSAQRFGVPMGYGGPHAAYMSVRDALKRSLPGRIVGLSVDSRGQPAYRLALQTREQHIRREKATSNICTAQVLLAVIASMYAVYHGPEGLTHIARTVHRRAAVLAAGLRQLGFALKSEIFFDTVTVDVGTRQSEIVVRAHAEAINLRIGEGRLGIALDETTTQATVEAVWRAFGGKLSYADMEVSTRETLPAELKRDSAFLTHPVFHAHRSETELLRYMRKLSDRDLALDRAMIPLGSCTMKLNATTEMIPLTWPEFGNLHPFAPSEQARGYHVLFRRLEKALCDMTGYDAVSLQPNSGAQGEYAGLLAIRAYHAARGEPHRKVCLIPSSAHGTNPASAHMAGMEVVVTACDARGDVDVDDLRAKAEKHSKNLAAVMITYPSTHGVFEEHISEICDIVHGHGGQVYLDGANMNAQVGLSRPGDYGADVSHLNLHKTFCIPHGGGGPGMGPIGVKAHLAPYLPGHPATDGTTAHPVGPVSAAPFGSASILTISYIYILMMSGEGLRRATEIAILNANYIASRLDPHFPVLYRNAKGRVAHECIVDPRPLKTTSGVTVDDIAKRLIDYGFHAPTMSFPVPGTLMIEPTESESKAELDRFCDAMIAIRSEITEIEIGRWKVEASPLRHAPHTVHDIVDDAWNRAYSRATGCFPDGVSRTDKYWCPVGRVDNVYGDRNLVCSCPPVADYAQAAE, from the coding sequence ATGAACGCGCCGCTGAAAACCACCACTGAAGCCGCCACCGATTTCGTGCGCCGTCATATCGGCCCCTCGCCCCGCGACATCGCAGCGATGCTGAACAGCGTCGGCGCGAACAGCCTTGACGAGCTGATGGGGCAGACGCTGCCGTCCTCGATCCGGCAGAAGGCGCCGCTCGATCTCGGGCCAGCGCTCAGCGAAACCGAGGCGCTGGCGCATATGCGCGAGCTGGCCGCGCAAAACGAAGTGTTCACCTCGCTGATCGGCCAAGGCTATTCCGGTACCATCCTGCCCGCCGTGATCCAGCGCAATATTCTCGAAAACCCGGCCTGGTACACGGCCTACACGCCGTATCAGCCCGAGATCAGCCAGGGCCGGCTGGAGGCGCTGTTCAACTTCCAGACCATGATCTGCGATCTGACCGGGCTCGACGTCGCCAATGCCTCGCTGCTTGATGAAGGCACAGCGGCCGCAGAGGCCATGGCGCTCGCCGAACGCGCCTCGCAGGTGAAGACAAAATCGTTCTTCGTCGATGCGGACGTGCATCCGCAGACGCTCACCGTGCTGCGTACCCGCGCGGAGCCGCTCGGCTGGAATTTGATCGTCGGCGATCCCCTCACCGATCTCGACAAGGCGGAAGTGTTCGGCGGCTTGCTGCAATATCCCGGCACATCAGGCGCGGTGCGAGATCTGCGGCCCGCGATTGCAGCGCTGCACGCCAAGGGCGCGCTCGCCGTCGTTGCGGCCGATCTGCTGGCGCTGACGCTGATCGCCTCGCCCGGCGAACTCGGCGCCGATATCGCCATCGGATCGGCGCAGCGCTTTGGCGTGCCGATGGGCTATGGCGGCCCGCATGCGGCTTACATGTCGGTGCGCGACGCGCTGAAGCGTTCGCTGCCCGGCCGCATTGTCGGCCTGTCGGTGGATTCGCGCGGGCAGCCGGCCTATCGGCTGGCGCTGCAAACCCGCGAGCAGCATATCCGCCGCGAAAAGGCCACCTCCAACATCTGCACCGCGCAGGTGCTGCTGGCGGTGATCGCCTCGATGTACGCGGTCTATCACGGCCCGGAAGGGCTGACACACATTGCGCGGACCGTGCACCGGCGCGCAGCGGTGCTGGCGGCGGGCTTGCGCCAGCTTGGCTTTGCATTGAAGAGCGAGATCTTCTTCGACACCGTGACGGTGGATGTGGGTACCAGACAAAGCGAGATCGTCGTCCGGGCCCATGCTGAAGCAATCAATCTGCGCATCGGTGAAGGCCGGCTGGGCATCGCGCTGGACGAGACCACGACACAAGCGACCGTCGAAGCGGTGTGGCGCGCATTCGGCGGCAAGCTGTCCTATGCCGATATGGAGGTCAGCACGCGCGAGACGCTGCCGGCGGAACTGAAGCGCGACAGCGCCTTCCTCACCCATCCCGTGTTCCACGCGCACCGCTCCGAGACCGAGCTGTTGCGCTACATGCGCAAGCTCTCGGACCGCGACCTCGCGCTCGACCGCGCCATGATTCCGCTCGGCTCCTGCACCATGAAGCTGAACGCGACCACGGAGATGATTCCGCTGACGTGGCCTGAGTTCGGCAATCTGCATCCGTTCGCGCCATCCGAGCAGGCCAGGGGCTATCATGTGTTGTTCAGGCGGCTTGAGAAAGCGCTGTGCGACATGACAGGCTATGACGCGGTCTCGCTGCAGCCCAATTCCGGCGCCCAGGGCGAATATGCCGGGCTGCTCGCGATCCGCGCCTATCATGCCGCGCGCGGCGAGCCGCACCGCAAGGTGTGCCTGATCCCCTCCTCCGCGCACGGCACCAATCCGGCTTCCGCCCATATGGCCGGCATGGAGGTGGTGGTGACCGCCTGCGACGCGCGCGGCGACGTCGACGTCGACGACCTCCGCGCCAAGGCGGAGAAGCACTCCAAAAACCTCGCCGCCGTCATGATCACCTATCCCTCGACGCACGGCGTGTTCGAGGAGCACATCAGCGAGATCTGCGACATCGTTCACGGCCATGGCGGCCAGGTCTATCTGGACGGTGCCAACATGAACGCGCAGGTCGGCCTGTCGCGGCCCGGCGATTACGGCGCCGACGTCTCGCACCTCAATCTGCACAAGACCTTCTGTATCCCGCATGGCGGCGGCGGCCCGGGCATGGGCCCGATCGGCGTCAAGGCCCATCTTGCACCCTACCTGCCCGGCCATCCCGCAACCGACGGCACGACGGCGCATCCGGTCGGACCGGTGTCGGCGGCGCCGTTCGGATCAGCGTCGATCCTGACGATTTCCTACATTTACATCCTGATGATGTCGGGCGAGGGATTGCGGCGCGCTACCGAGATCGCAATCCTCAACGCCAATTACATCGCAAGCCGCCTCGATCCGCATTTCCCGGTGCTCTACCGGAATGCCAAGGGCCGCGTCGCGCATGAATGCATCGTCGATCCGCGCCCGCTCAAAACTACCAGCGGCGTCACCGTCGACGATATCGCCAAGCGCCTGATCGACTACGGCTTCCACGCGCCGACCATGAGTTTCCCGGTGCCGGGCACGCTGATGATCGAGCCGACCGAATCGGAATCGAAGGCGGAGCTGGATCGCTTCTGCGACGCCATGATCGCGATCCGAAGCGAGATCACGGAGATCGAGATCGGCCGCTGGAAGGTCGAAGCCTCGCCCTTGCGCCACGCCCCGCACACCGTGCACGACATTGTCGATGATGCGTGGAACCGCGCCTATAGCCGCGCCACGGGTTGCTTCCCCGACGGCGTCTCACGCACCGACAAATACTGGTGTCCGGTCGGCCGCGTCGACAACGTCTATGGCGACCGCAATCTGGTGTGCTCGTGCCCGCCGGTCGCGGACTACGCGCAAGCCGCGGAATAA
- the gcvH gene encoding glycine cleavage system protein GcvH, whose translation MTTLFTSDHEWLRIEGDVATIGVTDYAQSQLGDVVFVELPKVGRTLKKAEAAAVVESVKAASDVYAPISGEVVEVNEALAAEPALVNSDAGGKAWFFKLKIADKSELGGLMDEAAYKAHTA comes from the coding sequence ATGACGACATTGTTCACATCAGACCATGAATGGCTCCGCATCGAGGGCGATGTCGCCACCATCGGGGTCACCGACTATGCGCAGTCGCAGCTTGGCGATGTCGTGTTCGTCGAACTGCCCAAGGTCGGCCGCACGCTGAAAAAGGCCGAAGCCGCCGCGGTGGTCGAATCGGTCAAGGCCGCCTCCGACGTCTACGCACCGATTTCCGGCGAGGTGGTCGAGGTCAACGAGGCGCTCGCCGCCGAACCTGCGCTGGTGAATTCCGACGCAGGTGGCAAGGCCTGGTTCTTCAAGCTCAAGATTGCGGACAAAAGCGAACTCGGCGGCCTGATGGATGAGGCCGCTTACAAGGCACACACGGCTTGA
- the gcvT gene encoding glycine cleavage system aminomethyltransferase GcvT has product MLARDESSLKRTPLHALHVARGGKLVPFAGYEMPVQYPAGVLKEHLHTRSAAGLFDVSHMGQLALRPKSGQVADAALALERLVPQDIVAVAPGRQRYAQFTNEDGGILDDLMVANFGDHLFLVVNAACKAGDEAHLRAHLSDSCIIDSLADRALIALQGPKAESALAKLGADVSAMRFMDTGPRQVAGFDCFVSRSGYTGEDGFEISVPAAQAEVLVTALLENPDVLPIGLGARDSLRLEAGLCLYGHDIDTTTTPVEGALEWSVQKSRRTGGARAGGFPGADKILPQFEKGAARRRIGLRAEGRAPVREGALLFADVASSEAIGKVTSGGFGPSLNAPVAMGYLPTSLSANGTQVFAEVRGQRLPLQVAAMPFVPNTYKR; this is encoded by the coding sequence ATGCTGGCACGCGACGAATCCTCTCTGAAACGCACCCCATTACACGCGCTCCATGTGGCGCGCGGCGGCAAGCTGGTTCCCTTCGCGGGCTACGAGATGCCGGTACAATACCCGGCCGGTGTGCTGAAGGAGCATCTGCACACAAGAAGCGCCGCCGGCCTGTTCGACGTCTCGCATATGGGCCAGCTCGCGCTGCGTCCCAAATCAGGCCAGGTTGCCGATGCCGCGCTGGCGCTGGAGCGGCTGGTGCCGCAGGATATCGTGGCGGTTGCGCCGGGACGCCAGCGCTACGCGCAGTTCACCAATGAAGACGGCGGCATTCTCGACGATCTGATGGTGGCGAATTTCGGCGACCATCTGTTTCTGGTTGTCAACGCCGCCTGCAAGGCCGGGGACGAGGCGCATCTGCGCGCGCACCTCTCCGATAGCTGCATCATCGATTCGCTGGCTGATCGCGCGCTGATCGCGCTGCAGGGCCCGAAAGCGGAATCGGCGCTGGCGAAACTTGGGGCTGACGTATCAGCGATGCGCTTCATGGATACCGGCCCGCGCCAGGTAGCCGGATTCGACTGCTTCGTGTCGCGCTCCGGCTATACCGGCGAGGACGGGTTTGAGATTTCGGTGCCGGCCGCACAAGCCGAAGTGCTGGTCACGGCGCTTCTGGAAAATCCTGACGTGCTGCCGATCGGGCTTGGCGCGCGCGACAGCCTGCGCCTGGAAGCCGGGCTCTGCCTTTACGGCCACGACATCGACACTACGACGACGCCGGTCGAGGGCGCGCTGGAATGGTCGGTGCAGAAGAGCCGCCGCACGGGTGGCGCCCGCGCCGGCGGATTTCCCGGCGCCGACAAGATTCTCCCGCAGTTTGAAAAAGGCGCCGCGCGCCGCCGCATCGGCCTGCGTGCCGAGGGGCGCGCGCCGGTACGCGAGGGCGCGTTGTTGTTCGCGGATGTTGCTTCAAGCGAAGCCATCGGAAAAGTCACGTCGGGCGGCTTCGGCCCGAGCCTCAATGCGCCGGTGGCGATGGGCTATCTGCCGACATCGCTGTCCGCCAACGGCACGCAGGTTTTTGCGGAAGTGCGCGGCCAGCGCCTGCCGCTGCAGGTCGCCGCCATGCCCTTCGTTCCCAACACCTATAAACGCTGA
- the alaS gene encoding alanine--tRNA ligase: protein MSGVNEIRSKFLDFFAENGHEIVPSSPLVPRNDPTLMFTNAGMVQFKNVFTGVEKRPYQRATTSQKCVRAGGKHNDLDNVGYTARHHTFFEMLGNFSFGDYFKDRAIELAWKLVTKEFGLPKDKLTATVYIDDDEAFNLWKKIAGLPESRIIRIAGSDNFWQMGDTGPCGPCSEIFYDHGDKIWGGPPGSAEQDGDRFIEIWNLVFMQFEQLEGGVRNPLPKPSIDTGAGLERVAAVLQGKHDNYDIDLFVALIRAISELTGADPQGEQKASLRVIADHLRASSFLISDGVLPSNEGRGYVLRRIMRRAMRHAQLLGAREPLMHRLVWALVREMGQAYPELVRAEKLIEETLRLEETRFRKTLERGLSILDEKSSALKKGDMFDGDTAFTLYDTYGFPLDLTQDALKSRGISVDQAAFSDAMEKQKAKARASWSGSGDTASENVWFPLREKLGATEFLGYDTESAEGVVTALVKDGKDTDGLKAGESGAIVLNQTPFYAESGGQVGDTGLLTGEGVKFRVSDTQKKAGDLFVHLGQVEQGTLKVGTPLQLEVDHIRRSSIRAHHSATHLLHEALRQVLGDHIAQRGSLVAPDRLRFDFVHPKPITAEELARVEDIANEVVLENDEVTTRLMAVDDAREAGARALFGEKYGDEVRVVSMGKQDRAHGQNALGWSVELCGGTHVRRTGDIGLISVTGEGAVASGVRRIEALTGRHARKHANDTMAIAKTAAFELRTSVDDMPARIAALMEERKKLERDLSDARKKLAMGGGATNGAAAAGGVREAGGVKLLARAVEGVETKDLKSLVDDGKKQIGSGVVAIVGVTEDGKAGLVVGVTADLTARFNAVELVRKGSEALGGKGGGGRPDMAQAGGPDGAKANAALSAIEQAMASA, encoded by the coding sequence ATGAGCGGCGTCAACGAGATCAGGTCGAAATTTTTGGATTTCTTTGCGGAAAACGGCCACGAGATCGTGCCGTCGTCGCCGCTCGTGCCGCGCAACGACCCGACGTTGATGTTCACCAATGCCGGCATGGTGCAGTTCAAGAACGTCTTCACCGGCGTCGAGAAGCGACCCTACCAGCGCGCCACCACCTCGCAGAAATGCGTGCGCGCCGGCGGCAAGCATAACGACCTCGACAATGTCGGTTACACCGCGCGGCATCACACGTTTTTCGAGATGCTCGGCAATTTCTCGTTCGGCGACTACTTCAAGGATCGCGCGATCGAGCTCGCCTGGAAGCTGGTGACGAAGGAATTCGGCCTGCCGAAGGACAAGCTTACGGCGACCGTCTATATCGACGATGACGAGGCGTTCAATCTCTGGAAGAAGATCGCGGGCCTTCCGGAATCGCGCATCATCCGCATCGCCGGATCGGATAATTTCTGGCAGATGGGCGATACCGGTCCGTGCGGCCCGTGCTCGGAAATCTTCTACGACCACGGCGACAAGATCTGGGGCGGTCCTCCGGGCTCAGCCGAGCAGGACGGCGACCGCTTCATCGAGATCTGGAATCTCGTGTTCATGCAGTTCGAGCAGCTCGAAGGCGGCGTGCGCAATCCGCTGCCGAAACCCTCGATCGACACCGGCGCGGGGCTGGAACGTGTCGCGGCCGTTCTGCAGGGCAAGCACGACAATTACGACATCGACCTGTTTGTTGCCCTGATCCGCGCGATCTCGGAATTGACCGGCGCCGATCCGCAAGGCGAGCAGAAGGCCTCGCTGCGCGTGATCGCCGACCATCTGCGCGCCTCATCGTTCCTGATTTCCGATGGCGTGCTACCCTCGAACGAAGGCCGCGGCTATGTGCTGCGCCGGATCATGCGCCGCGCCATGCGCCATGCGCAGCTTCTCGGCGCGCGAGAACCGCTGATGCATCGCCTGGTCTGGGCGCTGGTGCGCGAGATGGGCCAGGCCTATCCGGAACTGGTGCGCGCCGAGAAGCTGATCGAGGAAACGTTGCGGCTGGAAGAGACCCGCTTCCGCAAGACGCTGGAGCGGGGGCTTTCGATCCTCGACGAAAAGAGCAGCGCCCTGAAGAAGGGCGACATGTTCGACGGCGATACCGCGTTCACGCTGTACGACACCTACGGCTTCCCGCTCGACCTCACGCAGGACGCGTTGAAGTCGCGCGGCATCAGCGTCGATCAAGCCGCGTTTTCGGATGCGATGGAGAAGCAGAAAGCCAAGGCGCGCGCGTCGTGGTCGGGAAGCGGCGATACCGCCAGCGAGAACGTCTGGTTCCCGTTGCGCGAAAAACTCGGCGCCACCGAATTCCTCGGCTACGACACCGAGAGCGCCGAAGGCGTGGTGACCGCGCTGGTGAAGGACGGCAAGGATACCGACGGCCTGAAAGCCGGCGAGAGCGGCGCGATCGTGCTGAACCAGACGCCGTTTTACGCGGAGTCTGGTGGCCAGGTCGGCGACACCGGCCTGCTGACCGGCGAGGGCGTCAAGTTCCGCGTGTCAGATACGCAAAAGAAGGCCGGCGATCTCTTCGTGCATCTGGGCCAAGTGGAGCAGGGCACGCTGAAGGTCGGCACTCCGTTGCAGCTCGAAGTCGATCACATCAGGCGGTCATCGATCCGCGCCCATCACTCGGCAACGCATCTGTTGCATGAGGCGCTACGGCAGGTGCTTGGCGACCACATTGCCCAGCGCGGCTCGCTGGTGGCGCCGGATCGGCTGCGTTTCGACTTCGTGCATCCGAAGCCGATTACGGCGGAAGAGCTCGCGCGCGTCGAGGATATCGCGAACGAAGTCGTGCTCGAGAACGACGAGGTTACGACACGGCTGATGGCGGTCGACGACGCCCGCGAAGCCGGCGCCCGCGCCCTGTTCGGCGAGAAATACGGCGATGAGGTCCGCGTGGTCTCGATGGGCAAGCAGGATCGCGCTCATGGGCAGAATGCGCTCGGCTGGTCGGTCGAATTGTGCGGCGGCACCCATGTGCGCCGCACCGGCGATATCGGGCTCATTTCAGTGACCGGCGAAGGCGCGGTGGCCTCAGGCGTACGGCGCATCGAGGCGCTGACCGGGCGCCATGCCCGCAAGCACGCCAACGACACGATGGCGATCGCGAAGACCGCGGCTTTCGAGCTGCGCACTTCGGTCGACGACATGCCGGCGCGGATTGCGGCGCTGATGGAAGAGCGCAAGAAGCTCGAGCGCGATCTGTCCGATGCGCGCAAGAAGCTCGCAATGGGTGGCGGCGCGACCAACGGGGCTGCGGCAGCCGGCGGTGTCCGCGAAGCGGGCGGCGTCAAGCTGCTCGCCCGCGCGGTCGAGGGCGTCGAGACCAAGGACCTCAAAAGCCTGGTCGATGACGGCAAGAAGCAGATCGGCTCCGGCGTCGTCGCGATCGTCGGCGTCACCGAGGACGGCAAGGCCGGCCTCGTCGTCGGCGTCACCGCCGATCTCACGGCGCGCTTCAACGCGGTCGAACTGGTGCGCAAGGGCTCGGAGGCGCTCGGCGGCAAGGGCGGCGGCGGCCGGCCCGACATGGCTCAGGCCGGCGGCCCCGATGGCGCCAAAGCCAACGCGGCGCTGTCGGCGATCGAACAGGCGATGGCGAGCGCCTGA
- a CDS encoding response regulator transcription factor, producing MTGGHRRILVVEDDPETADQLVESLTTSGYQVDLAASGSEALSRGAANDYAVITMDRMLPDIDGIAVMRQLRDDGIAAPVLIISALGEVDDRVRGLRAGGDDYLVKPFSFVELLARVEALGRRSDTIVKETILRVGDLAIDLVSRTASRRGKDISLLPREFQLLEYLVRNEGRVVSRAMLLQHVWDLHFDPSTNIIDVYVGRVRRKVDGQQAYPLIHTVRGIGYCLRAPG from the coding sequence ATGACGGGAGGTCATCGCCGTATCCTGGTCGTTGAGGACGATCCCGAAACCGCCGATCAACTTGTCGAGTCGCTCACGACCAGCGGATATCAGGTGGATTTGGCCGCCAGCGGCAGCGAGGCGCTGAGCCGCGGCGCCGCCAACGACTATGCCGTGATCACGATGGACCGCATGCTTCCGGACATCGACGGCATCGCGGTCATGCGTCAATTGCGCGACGATGGTATTGCCGCTCCGGTCCTGATCATCAGTGCGCTGGGAGAGGTCGACGATCGGGTACGTGGCTTGCGCGCCGGCGGCGATGACTATTTGGTCAAGCCTTTCTCTTTTGTCGAATTGCTGGCGCGCGTCGAGGCGCTTGGCCGGCGGAGCGACACCATCGTCAAGGAAACCATCTTGCGCGTTGGCGATCTCGCGATCGATCTGGTGTCGCGGACAGCAAGCCGGCGCGGCAAGGACATTTCGCTGTTGCCGCGCGAATTTCAGCTTCTCGAGTATCTGGTTCGCAACGAAGGCCGCGTCGTATCCCGGGCCATGCTGCTGCAGCACGTCTGGGATCTTCACTTCGATCCCTCAACAAACATCATCGACGTCTATGTCGGGCGGGTGCGTCGCAAGGTCGACGGCCAGCAGGCCTATCCGCTGATCCACACGGTTCGCGGTATCGGGTACTGTCTCCGTGCTCCTGGTTAA